One Sphingobacteruim zhuxiongii DNA window includes the following coding sequences:
- a CDS encoding FecR family protein: protein MDKNNYNINELYVKFIKRNINDQELTELKSWIAASNENKKDLWEFCKFYHALDAYTTIVETDSSKAFSKIKGSLKEPKEKVSRLFMLQRVAAALFLPLLAFSLYVFTQQRAAETSSIVYTTNPGMIAQITLNDSSKVWLNADSRLEVSKNFKTNRKVRLDGEAFFEVTKDKKHEFEVQTPHDAKITVLGTKFNVDAYGKNKMVKATLEEGKVAFTYKEDGVYKKVILQPTESIVYNSSLQKVVPNQTNMETSIAWKDNRIVLKNTSMEDLSDILYKRFDVKFVLKTKALSKERFTGELDTQTLQSVLDYLKISSGIHYQIVESLDKHTIVELSK from the coding sequence GTGGATAAAAATAACTACAATATAAATGAACTCTATGTTAAGTTTATAAAAAGAAATATAAACGATCAGGAGTTAACTGAACTCAAGTCGTGGATAGCAGCGTCGAATGAGAATAAAAAAGATCTTTGGGAATTTTGCAAGTTCTACCACGCGTTAGATGCTTACACGACAATAGTTGAAACTGATTCCTCAAAAGCCTTTTCTAAAATTAAAGGTAGTTTAAAAGAACCAAAAGAAAAAGTTTCCCGACTCTTCATGCTGCAACGTGTTGCGGCGGCACTCTTCCTTCCGCTATTAGCCTTCAGTTTATACGTATTTACTCAACAAAGAGCTGCCGAGACGTCATCAATCGTATACACGACTAACCCGGGCATGATTGCCCAAATCACATTGAATGATAGTTCTAAAGTCTGGTTGAATGCGGATAGTAGACTTGAAGTGTCAAAGAACTTTAAAACGAATAGAAAAGTTCGCCTAGATGGAGAAGCATTTTTTGAAGTGACCAAAGATAAAAAGCATGAGTTTGAAGTACAAACTCCACACGATGCCAAAATAACTGTTCTTGGAACTAAATTCAATGTGGATGCCTATGGAAAGAATAAGATGGTAAAAGCAACACTTGAGGAAGGAAAAGTAGCATTTACGTATAAAGAAGATGGCGTTTATAAAAAAGTAATACTGCAGCCGACAGAATCAATCGTCTATAATAGCTCGCTTCAAAAAGTTGTTCCAAATCAAACCAATATGGAAACGAGCATCGCTTGGAAAGATAACCGCATCGTCCTGAAAAACACAAGTATGGAAGACTTATCTGACATTCTATATAAGCGTTTCGACGTCAAATTTGTCTTAAAAACCAAAGCGCTATCGAAAGAACGCTTCACAGGTGAGCTAGACACCCAAACACTACAATCGGTATTAGATTATCTAAAAATTTCTTCTGGTATCCACTATCAAATTGTAGAATCCTTAGACAAGCATACTATAGTAGAATTATCAAAATAA